A single window of Chitinophaga sp. XS-30 DNA harbors:
- a CDS encoding two-component regulator propeller domain-containing protein: protein MFRRAFLVCIFSWAFCGWSQSVPIGHWRGHFPYRQATALAAGDGQVYCATPFSLFSISPDDQTLTRYSKVNGLHDAGISAIGFHESTRSLVIAYDNSNLDVLQDGNIINIPDIWLRPVPGDKRIRHIAFHGFHAYLSTGIGIITLNLEKHEITDTYTAGDVHATAVDGPYLYAAATDGIRRGLLQGSNLADPANWADVSAGLGAGPVTAVAQSGGQLFCLQGDSVYILQNDQWQPWFGNGQPIQRLRASGNVLFAIQEDRVLELHPETNTFRDAAIPHPADALITGTNIWFADMENGLVEYDGTYRNYTPNGPRGIVTGEMTIIGESLWAAAGSVSANWQATGNGNGLYQFAQEEWINHTFPDSLQDIITVAAAGGAVYAGAFGGGVISLSGNGRYTVEKPSSPHLISGLAADKAGNLWVSAFGSPENLLVKKPDNSWLSFRIPIFHLSNAVSQILVDDADQKWIVSPRNNGVFVFNHGSSLEQTADDQWKLYQTGAGRGNLPSADVRCLAKDRSGWIWIGTARGVAVVQCPLQQCDAYLPVVKQDNFAGYLFQNEQVNTIAVDGADRKWVGTQNGAWLISADGEHILQHFNTGNSPLSSNIVHRIIVHPVSGEVFFATATGLLSWRGTATEGSTTQGNDVLVFPNPVPRGYEGTIAIRGLVHNAIVKITDVTGKLVYQPRASGGQAVWNGRDYTGHRPQSGVYLVFAADDTGREKLVTKLVFIH, encoded by the coding sequence ATGTTCCGTCGTGCTTTTCTGGTATGCATTTTCAGCTGGGCCTTTTGCGGCTGGTCACAGTCCGTTCCGATAGGGCATTGGCGGGGGCATTTCCCCTACCGGCAAGCCACTGCGCTGGCGGCCGGGGATGGACAGGTGTACTGTGCCACGCCCTTCAGCCTTTTTTCCATTTCGCCGGATGATCAAACGCTGACGCGCTACAGCAAGGTGAACGGTCTTCATGACGCAGGCATTTCGGCCATTGGCTTCCATGAAAGTACCCGTTCGCTGGTGATCGCTTATGACAACAGTAACCTGGATGTGCTGCAGGACGGGAACATTATCAACATCCCGGATATCTGGCTCCGCCCGGTGCCGGGCGATAAACGCATACGGCATATTGCCTTCCATGGCTTTCATGCCTACCTCTCTACCGGCATTGGCATCATAACCCTGAACCTGGAAAAACACGAGATCACAGACACTTATACGGCGGGAGATGTTCACGCTACGGCGGTGGACGGGCCATACCTCTATGCCGCTGCAACGGACGGCATCCGGCGTGGCCTGCTGCAAGGCAGCAACCTGGCGGACCCGGCAAACTGGGCGGACGTTTCCGCCGGCCTCGGCGCAGGACCGGTAACCGCTGTGGCGCAAAGCGGCGGACAGCTGTTCTGCCTGCAGGGAGATTCCGTGTACATCCTGCAGAACGATCAGTGGCAGCCCTGGTTCGGGAATGGACAGCCCATTCAGCGGCTCAGGGCTTCCGGCAATGTGCTTTTTGCTATTCAGGAGGACCGTGTGCTGGAGCTGCATCCGGAAACGAATACCTTCCGGGACGCAGCCATCCCCCATCCTGCGGATGCCCTGATCACGGGCACGAATATCTGGTTCGCGGATATGGAGAACGGACTGGTGGAATATGACGGCACTTACCGCAACTACACGCCAAATGGGCCGCGCGGCATCGTTACGGGAGAGATGACCATCATCGGGGAATCGCTCTGGGCGGCGGCGGGGAGCGTCAGTGCCAACTGGCAGGCCACCGGAAACGGGAACGGACTGTATCAGTTTGCACAGGAGGAATGGATAAACCATACTTTCCCGGATTCCCTGCAGGATATTATTACGGTAGCGGCAGCAGGCGGGGCGGTATATGCCGGCGCTTTCGGAGGCGGTGTAATATCCCTTTCCGGCAATGGCCGGTACACGGTGGAAAAACCGTCATCGCCTCACCTGATCAGCGGTCTTGCTGCGGATAAGGCGGGTAATCTGTGGGTGAGCGCTTTCGGCTCTCCGGAAAACCTGCTGGTAAAGAAGCCGGACAATAGCTGGCTGTCTTTCCGCATCCCGATTTTTCATTTGTCCAATGCCGTCAGTCAGATACTGGTGGATGATGCGGACCAGAAATGGATCGTTTCTCCCCGCAACAATGGTGTATTTGTTTTTAATCACGGCAGCAGCCTGGAGCAGACGGCGGACGATCAGTGGAAGCTGTACCAGACCGGCGCGGGGCGGGGCAATCTGCCGAGCGCTGACGTTCGTTGCCTGGCAAAGGACCGGAGCGGCTGGATATGGATCGGTACGGCGCGGGGCGTAGCCGTTGTGCAATGCCCTTTGCAGCAATGCGATGCTTATCTGCCGGTGGTGAAGCAGGACAATTTTGCGGGTTACCTTTTTCAAAATGAACAGGTGAACACTATAGCGGTAGACGGCGCCGACCGCAAATGGGTGGGCACACAGAACGGGGCATGGCTGATCAGCGCGGACGGAGAGCATATCCTGCAGCATTTTAATACCGGCAACAGCCCTTTATCTTCCAATATCGTTCATCGTATTATCGTGCATCCGGTATCCGGCGAAGTGTTCTTTGCCACGGCCACGGGATTGCTTTCCTGGCGCGGGACGGCCACGGAGGGCAGCACCACGCAGGGCAACGACGTGCTGGTGTTCCCGAACCCGGTGCCACGCGGTTATGAAGGCACCATTGCCATACGCGGGCTGGTGCACAATGCCATTGTGAAGATCACGGATGTAACGGGGAAACTTGTGTACCAGCCCCGTGCCAGCGGCGGGCAGGCGGTATGGAACGGCAGGGATTACACCGGCCACCGGCCCCAGAGCGGCGTGTACCTGGTTTTCGCGGCAGACGACACCGGCCGGGAAAAGTTAGTCACAAAGCTGGTATTTATCCACTGA
- a CDS encoding RND family transporter, with protein sequence MWQRLAGFVLKSRLWLLALLLIGTGFMAYHASKVELSYDFTGAIPRDNQKFLEYQQFKKTFGEDGNMMVIGIETDSLFQLDFFKDYVKLNDDIRKIPAVENTLSVPVAVNLIKNDSTRKLAAMELFRPVPQDQQALDSLAAVFYSLPFYKGLLYSEKGNAFLLAVQINKEALNSARRIEVVQAISGVALAFGEQHNMDVKLSGLPMIRTIMATKVADELKMFLKISFVLTGLILLLFFRSFSAVVMSMIVVAIGVIWSVATIVLCGYKITLLTGLIPPLIVVIGIPNCVYFLNKYHSEYALHGKKTEALVRMVQRMGIVTLFTNLTAAIGFGVFYFTNSAILKEFGVVAGVNIMLIFLISFIFLPSVLSYLPPPKTKHTSYLENGMFLAVLDFLNRLVFRYRPMVYLFTVVMVVAAIIGMMRLRPVGFIVDDIPKSDKLYTDLKFFERNFKGVMPLEIEVDTKRKNGVVNLSTLEKLDQLSKIIAEQPAFARPLSVAEGIKFAKQAYYGGDSLNYAVPNQFDIGFLAPYLRMKATGESSSTFTRLVSSFMDSSRQIARVSVNMADVGSVELPRLIDSLRPHVNEIFDTAKYKVTFTGTSIIFLEGSRFIINGLAESIVLAFVLIVFCMLYLFRSWRMLVISLIPNIIPLLVTAGVMGWLDIAIKPSTVLVFSIALGIAIDVTIRFLVNFKQELPLNNYDISATVRQTINETGLSIIYTSLILFSGFMIFAFSEFQGTKALGWLTSLTLIMAMVTNLTILPAMLLWMEKALQKKARKREPTPVDEEEDLALKDIGLEEEG encoded by the coding sequence ATGTGGCAGCGCCTGGCAGGTTTTGTTCTGAAATCCCGATTATGGCTACTGGCTTTGTTATTGATAGGCACCGGATTCATGGCCTACCATGCGAGCAAGGTTGAATTATCTTACGACTTTACCGGGGCGATCCCCCGCGATAACCAGAAGTTCCTGGAGTATCAGCAGTTCAAAAAAACATTCGGGGAAGACGGGAATATGATGGTGATCGGCATCGAAACCGACAGTCTCTTCCAGCTTGATTTCTTCAAAGACTACGTAAAACTGAATGACGATATCCGCAAGATCCCTGCGGTGGAAAATACGCTGAGCGTCCCCGTGGCGGTGAATCTCATAAAAAATGACAGTACCCGCAAACTTGCGGCGATGGAGCTTTTCCGGCCCGTTCCGCAGGACCAGCAGGCGCTGGACAGCCTCGCAGCTGTCTTCTATTCCCTGCCCTTCTACAAAGGCCTGCTTTACAGTGAAAAAGGCAATGCCTTTCTCCTCGCTGTGCAGATCAACAAGGAGGCCCTCAATTCCGCCCGGCGGATAGAAGTGGTACAGGCGATATCCGGTGTTGCACTGGCCTTCGGGGAACAGCATAACATGGATGTAAAACTCAGCGGGCTGCCCATGATCCGCACCATCATGGCCACCAAAGTAGCGGACGAGCTGAAGATGTTCCTGAAGATATCCTTTGTGCTCACCGGGCTGATCCTGCTGCTGTTCTTCCGTTCCTTCAGCGCCGTAGTCATGAGCATGATTGTGGTGGCGATAGGCGTGATCTGGTCCGTAGCCACTATTGTGCTGTGCGGGTACAAGATCACTTTGCTGACCGGGTTGATTCCTCCACTGATCGTGGTGATCGGGATTCCCAACTGTGTATATTTCCTGAATAAATATCATTCGGAATACGCCCTGCACGGCAAAAAAACGGAAGCGCTGGTGCGCATGGTGCAGCGAATGGGTATTGTGACCCTTTTTACAAATCTTACCGCAGCCATTGGCTTCGGCGTGTTCTATTTTACGAATAGCGCCATCCTGAAAGAATTTGGTGTGGTAGCCGGGGTGAACATCATGCTCATCTTCCTGATCTCCTTCATCTTTCTGCCTTCGGTGCTCAGCTATCTGCCGCCGCCGAAGACGAAGCATACCAGTTACCTGGAGAACGGGATGTTCCTGGCCGTGCTGGACTTTCTCAACCGGCTGGTCTTCCGGTACCGGCCTATGGTGTACCTTTTTACAGTAGTGATGGTTGTTGCCGCTATCATCGGCATGATGCGGCTGCGGCCGGTAGGGTTCATTGTAGATGATATCCCCAAGTCCGACAAGCTGTACACCGATCTGAAATTCTTTGAGCGTAATTTCAAAGGTGTAATGCCGCTGGAAATTGAAGTGGATACCAAACGGAAGAACGGCGTTGTCAACCTGTCCACCCTCGAAAAGCTGGACCAGCTTAGCAAGATCATTGCGGAGCAACCGGCTTTTGCGCGGCCCCTGTCCGTTGCCGAAGGCATCAAGTTCGCCAAGCAGGCTTATTATGGCGGAGACAGTCTAAACTATGCTGTTCCCAACCAGTTCGATATCGGCTTCCTGGCGCCCTACCTCCGGATGAAAGCCACCGGCGAAAGTTCATCGACCTTCACCAGGCTGGTATCCTCTTTTATGGACAGCAGCCGGCAGATCGCGCGGGTGAGTGTGAATATGGCTGATGTAGGCTCTGTGGAACTGCCGCGCCTTATCGATTCGTTGCGTCCGCATGTGAACGAGATATTCGATACCGCAAAATACAAGGTCACCTTCACCGGTACCAGCATCATCTTCCTGGAAGGGAGCCGGTTTATCATTAACGGGCTGGCGGAGAGCATCGTGCTGGCCTTCGTGCTGATCGTGTTCTGTATGCTGTACCTGTTCCGTTCCTGGCGGATGCTGGTGATCTCGCTTATACCCAATATCATTCCGCTGCTGGTAACAGCCGGGGTCATGGGCTGGCTGGATATAGCTATCAAACCATCCACGGTGCTGGTATTCAGTATCGCCCTCGGTATAGCCATCGACGTTACCATCCGTTTTCTCGTGAATTTCAAGCAGGAGCTCCCGCTGAACAACTACGACATCTCCGCTACCGTGCGGCAGACCATCAATGAGACCGGGTTGAGCATTATCTATACTTCCCTGATCCTCTTTTCGGGTTTCATGATCTTCGCGTTCTCCGAATTTCAGGGTACGAAGGCGCTGGGATGGCTGACCTCGCTTACCCTGATCATGGCCATGGTCACCAATCTTACCATCCTTCCGGCTATGTTGCTGTGGATGGAAAAAGCCCTGCAGAAAAAGGCCAGAAAGAGGGAGCCGACACCTGTGGATGAGGAGGAAGACCTGGCGTTGAAAGACATCGGATTGGAAGAAGAAGGCTGA
- a CDS encoding IS1595 family transposase — protein MKNKFLKGAHLSERKFKEILKLFSEDLTATQIANISGVSRVTINSYLKKIRLQIVKYCESLQPEASTNSVSWIQRTHSHANGHDTAVAVKADVDRIIKPVIFGIYKLDDKVFTEILPDVSRSMIQAISRGRAVLETVGSAERIRRFNGVVDLGQYRLYHLGNNHQDPEAGKSTLDDVDGFWGLTKHRLAKFKGLNRNTAYLHLKECEFRYNYRHEDLYNVLLNLLKTFPLNLS, from the coding sequence ATGAAAAATAAGTTCCTAAAAGGCGCTCATTTGTCCGAGCGCAAGTTTAAGGAGATACTTAAGTTATTCTCCGAGGATTTAACAGCCACGCAGATCGCAAACATCAGCGGGGTAAGCAGGGTAACCATCAACAGTTACCTGAAAAAGATCCGGTTGCAGATCGTAAAATATTGCGAGTCCCTGCAGCCGGAAGCCTCCACCAACAGCGTTTCCTGGATTCAAAGGACGCATTCCCACGCTAACGGGCATGATACGGCTGTAGCTGTTAAAGCAGACGTAGACCGTATCATCAAGCCGGTAATTTTCGGTATTTACAAGCTGGATGACAAGGTGTTCACCGAGATCCTGCCGGATGTCAGCCGTTCTATGATACAGGCGATATCGCGCGGAAGGGCCGTACTGGAAACAGTAGGCAGCGCCGAGCGTATCCGCCGGTTCAACGGTGTGGTGGACCTGGGCCAGTACCGGCTGTATCATCTGGGTAACAACCATCAGGACCCTGAAGCCGGCAAATCCACGCTGGATGATGTAGACGGGTTCTGGGGGCTGACCAAGCACCGCCTTGCGAAATTCAAGGGGTTGAACCGGAATACCGCTTACCTGCATCTGAAAGAATGCGAGTTCCGTTACAATTACCGGCATGAAGACCTGTACAACGTTCTGTTGAATCTCTTGAAAACATTCCCCTTGAACTTGTCTTGA
- a CDS encoding SusC/RagA family TonB-linked outer membrane protein has protein sequence MRKGLTALFLLLVCLSGQVIAQSRTVKGTVTSSEDGSPIPGATILAKGTNVGTVTNAEGAYTLNVPEGVTTLVVKFIGMRDQEARITGTTVNVVLSTDVTNLTETVVTAQAIRRDKRSLGFAAPTVKNDELTRGQSVSALNGLTGKVAGLNISGTASAPGSSTRIVLRGGSSISGNNQALLVIDGVPIDNSGLMGGGDSRSSVDFGNRGNDISPDDIESINILKGPAAAALYGSRASNGALIITTKTGKKGQQKMNVTFNTANTFSNVLKIPEYQNEFGQGYDDPSYPNGYHTDPKENWSWGAPFTGEMQEWGQEINGVRQQKPYSALPDNVKDFFDLGMATNNNLAFSGAGDKTTYFLSLNALNSDGVMPGHSDTYNRYNVRFNGSADLAHNITSSLNINYSKIKSNMVQGGQGDGSVWNSVIQTPRDIPLTSLKDLNNPYNSFGSIFDVAGNPLYGYYGAYTVNPYWQLANYRNENMVDRVTGNFQLVWKPLSWLNITERLGADVYADRRKYKYPKFSFAPADNTSGEYDAAANTQTAPGKYQEETFNLSEIVHDLMVTAEHTFSSDFKGSLMVGNNVRQRQFDVSDVQTNESGGLVVPGWYNFGNSNGPIDAVNTYSNRRLVGLYADLNLNYREMLFLGATARNDWSSTLPKNNRSFFYPSVNLSFVFTELLKDSRTTNWLDYGKIRGSWAQVGNDADPYQLTTYFDRTNVNSTGFGSTRFPLNGVPGLTQSNVIGNPELRPEITTAFEVGTELSFFRNRLSVDFSYYQNKSKDQILSIPVTAATGYTFKVVNAGSIQNRGVELALRGTPIQTSYGLSVELYGTFAKNNSEVLSLLPGVNQVVLGGFGGMAIVAAVGKPYGTFYSQEVQRTPEGKVIVGTNGMPLLTTTSVYLGTYNPDYQASLGTNIKFKNWSFSALFDTKQGGMFFSRTKDMMDFVGVSKESAANGRVPHPFPNSVRVDPSDPTKYIENDTPYDMVGWWTQVIPSGAHVLDASFVKLRETSLTYRLPKSLLNRGPFGDVTVGLFGNNLFMWTPKENEYVDPEVNSGGSSNEQGLDFSAQPSLRNFGFNVKVTF, from the coding sequence ATGAGGAAAGGTCTAACAGCCCTGTTCCTGCTTCTGGTATGCCTCTCAGGACAGGTAATAGCGCAAAGTCGTACCGTCAAGGGAACGGTCACGTCTTCTGAAGACGGTTCACCCATACCTGGTGCAACCATTCTTGCTAAAGGAACAAATGTCGGAACAGTAACAAATGCAGAGGGCGCGTACACGCTGAATGTGCCTGAAGGCGTTACAACACTGGTTGTCAAATTCATCGGTATGCGTGATCAGGAAGCGCGGATCACCGGCACTACCGTGAATGTTGTGCTCAGCACAGACGTTACGAACCTGACGGAAACGGTGGTGACCGCGCAGGCGATCCGCAGGGATAAACGCTCCCTGGGCTTTGCAGCTCCCACTGTGAAGAATGATGAACTGACCAGAGGCCAGAGCGTAAGCGCCCTGAATGGACTTACCGGTAAAGTAGCCGGTCTGAACATTTCCGGTACAGCTTCCGCACCCGGTAGTTCTACCCGTATTGTACTGCGCGGTGGTTCTTCCATCTCGGGTAACAACCAGGCGCTGCTGGTGATAGATGGTGTGCCTATCGACAACAGCGGCCTGATGGGCGGTGGCGACAGCCGTTCTTCCGTTGACTTCGGCAACAGGGGGAACGACATCTCCCCTGATGACATCGAATCCATCAACATCCTGAAAGGTCCTGCTGCAGCAGCCCTTTATGGTTCCCGCGCATCCAACGGCGCTTTGATCATTACTACGAAGACTGGTAAAAAAGGTCAGCAGAAAATGAATGTGACCTTCAACACGGCCAACACATTTTCCAATGTGCTGAAAATTCCCGAGTACCAAAACGAATTTGGCCAGGGTTATGATGACCCAAGCTATCCTAATGGTTATCACACCGACCCCAAAGAAAACTGGAGCTGGGGCGCACCTTTCACCGGCGAAATGCAGGAATGGGGTCAGGAAATCAACGGCGTAAGACAACAAAAGCCTTACAGCGCCCTGCCGGATAATGTGAAGGACTTCTTTGACCTGGGGATGGCTACGAATAACAACCTGGCATTCTCCGGCGCAGGGGACAAGACCACCTACTTCCTGTCGCTGAACGCCCTGAACTCAGACGGTGTAATGCCCGGTCACTCCGATACCTACAACCGGTATAATGTGCGTTTCAATGGTTCAGCGGACCTGGCGCACAACATCACCTCTTCCCTGAACATCAACTATTCCAAGATCAAGTCCAACATGGTACAGGGTGGTCAGGGGGATGGTTCTGTATGGAACTCCGTGATCCAGACGCCGAGGGATATTCCACTCACCAGCCTGAAAGATCTGAACAACCCGTACAACAGCTTCGGTAGTATCTTCGACGTAGCAGGCAACCCGCTTTATGGTTATTACGGCGCTTATACCGTAAATCCATACTGGCAGCTCGCCAATTACCGCAACGAAAATATGGTGGACCGTGTGACCGGTAACTTCCAGCTCGTTTGGAAGCCGCTCTCCTGGCTGAACATTACCGAAAGACTTGGCGCAGACGTGTATGCTGACCGCCGTAAATACAAATATCCGAAGTTCAGCTTCGCGCCGGCAGATAATACTTCCGGCGAATATGACGCGGCTGCCAACACGCAGACCGCACCCGGCAAATACCAGGAAGAGACCTTCAATCTGAGCGAGATCGTGCATGACCTGATGGTGACCGCCGAGCACACTTTCAGCAGCGACTTCAAAGGAAGCCTGATGGTGGGCAACAACGTTCGGCAGCGTCAGTTCGATGTTTCTGATGTACAGACCAACGAATCAGGCGGCCTGGTAGTACCCGGATGGTACAACTTCGGCAACAGTAACGGTCCCATCGACGCGGTGAACACTTACTCCAACCGCCGCCTGGTTGGATTGTATGCAGACCTGAACCTGAACTACAGGGAAATGTTGTTCCTGGGTGCTACAGCCCGTAACGACTGGTCGTCCACCCTGCCGAAAAACAACCGTTCCTTTTTCTACCCCAGTGTGAACCTTTCATTCGTGTTCACTGAATTGCTGAAGGATTCCAGAACTACCAACTGGCTGGACTACGGTAAGATCCGCGGCAGCTGGGCCCAGGTAGGTAACGACGCTGATCCTTACCAGCTCACCACTTACTTCGACCGTACCAATGTGAACTCTACAGGTTTTGGCTCCACCCGCTTTCCGCTGAACGGCGTTCCGGGCCTGACTCAATCCAACGTCATCGGCAATCCCGAACTGAGGCCCGAGATCACCACCGCCTTTGAAGTAGGTACTGAGCTGAGCTTCTTCAGGAACAGGCTGAGTGTAGATTTCTCTTACTACCAGAATAAATCCAAAGACCAGATACTGAGCATTCCCGTTACTGCCGCAACAGGTTATACCTTTAAAGTGGTGAACGCCGGTTCTATCCAGAACAGAGGTGTGGAACTGGCGCTGCGCGGTACGCCCATTCAGACATCTTACGGTCTGAGCGTGGAGCTGTACGGTACATTTGCAAAGAACAACAGCGAAGTGCTCTCGCTCCTGCCCGGTGTGAACCAGGTAGTGCTCGGCGGTTTCGGCGGTATGGCTATCGTTGCAGCGGTGGGTAAACCTTACGGCACCTTCTACTCACAGGAAGTACAGCGCACACCGGAGGGCAAAGTGATCGTAGGCACCAACGGTATGCCGCTGCTCACCACTACTTCCGTATATCTTGGCACTTACAACCCTGACTACCAGGCTTCGCTCGGCACCAACATCAAGTTCAAGAACTGGAGTTTCTCCGCACTGTTCGACACTAAACAGGGAGGCATGTTCTTTTCCCGCACCAAAGACATGATGGACTTCGTAGGTGTGTCTAAAGAAAGCGCCGCCAACGGCCGTGTTCCGCACCCGTTCCCGAATTCAGTGAGAGTTGATCCGAGCGATCCCACCAAATATATCGAGAACGATACGCCTTATGACATGGTCGGCTGGTGGACACAGGTGATCCCTTCCGGTGCACATGTGCTCGATGCTTCCTTCGTGAAACTCAGGGAAACGAGCCTGACCTACCGCCTGCCCAAGTCACTCCTCAACAGGGGGCCTTTTGGCGACGTAACGGTAGGCCTGTTCGGCAACAACCTGTTTATGTGGACGCCGAAAGAAAACGAATACGTGGATCCGGAAGTTAACTCCGGCGGTTCCTCCAATGAACAAGGTCTTGACTTCTCCGCACAACCTTCCTTGCGGAACTTTGGTTTCAATGTAAAAGTCACTTTTTAA
- a CDS encoding SusD/RagB family nutrient-binding outer membrane lipoprotein, with the protein MRKLNIKLMTLAFAMVAFASGCKKFLDINESPNQPTDADVKLLLPSAQAATAHVQANQFGINSGLWAQYWTQNPYSSQYRTNERHLNQPSTANTPWSLLYAGALQDYKNVLEKAGNYTQHAAIAYIMKAYTFQLITDAWGDVPLTEALNEGGSLSIAYTAQKQVYDSIFAWIDKGTALIDPASQYVVADEDLVFQGDMDKWTAFANTLKLRAYLRLVRVDSVFAVNGVKTLTGKPFLTESAQIQYSTTGGNENPMFAEILGLGRTQNLVASTTSVQVLTDNDDPRLTNLYTTVTSATTGADTVTGITQGFYNQSPTYEFSYPNIATGGLGSDNRSALAPVVFISEAESHFLQAEAQARGLIAGNEEASYEAGITASFDANNVGSDAAGYIANAPIAEYPAVDANLDLLQRKLKAIITQKWLAMNGWQTFEAWTEWRRTGFPDFLVRSRTSALAAGQFPVRWPYPETEANTNGSFPGHQTLVTPVWWDK; encoded by the coding sequence ATGAGAAAACTGAATATAAAACTGATGACGTTAGCGTTTGCGATGGTGGCTTTTGCTTCAGGGTGTAAAAAATTCCTGGACATCAACGAAAGCCCGAACCAGCCGACAGACGCAGATGTCAAGCTGCTCCTGCCTTCTGCGCAGGCCGCAACGGCCCACGTTCAGGCCAATCAATTTGGCATCAACTCCGGCCTCTGGGCGCAATACTGGACGCAAAATCCGTACTCTTCCCAATACAGGACCAACGAGCGCCACCTCAACCAGCCCTCTACGGCTAACACGCCCTGGTCACTGCTCTACGCAGGGGCATTGCAGGATTATAAAAATGTATTGGAAAAAGCGGGCAACTATACGCAACACGCCGCGATCGCATACATCATGAAGGCATATACCTTCCAGCTGATCACCGATGCCTGGGGCGACGTTCCTTTGACAGAAGCGCTCAACGAAGGCGGCAGCCTGAGTATCGCTTATACTGCTCAGAAGCAGGTGTACGACAGCATCTTTGCGTGGATCGATAAAGGCACCGCCCTCATCGACCCGGCCAGCCAATACGTGGTAGCAGACGAAGATCTCGTGTTCCAGGGCGACATGGATAAATGGACGGCCTTTGCGAATACACTGAAACTGCGCGCATATCTCCGCCTGGTAAGAGTGGATTCTGTTTTTGCCGTAAACGGTGTTAAGACCCTGACGGGCAAACCATTTCTGACCGAATCGGCACAGATCCAGTATTCCACCACCGGCGGCAACGAAAATCCGATGTTTGCAGAGATCCTCGGTCTTGGCAGAACGCAGAACCTCGTAGCCAGCACTACTTCTGTGCAGGTGCTTACCGATAATGACGATCCGCGTCTGACGAACCTGTACACCACTGTAACGAGTGCCACCACAGGGGCGGATACCGTAACCGGCATTACACAGGGCTTCTACAACCAGTCCCCTACTTATGAGTTTTCCTACCCGAACATCGCAACAGGTGGTCTCGGTAGCGATAACAGGTCCGCCCTCGCACCCGTAGTGTTCATTTCCGAAGCAGAAAGTCATTTCCTGCAGGCTGAAGCGCAGGCCCGCGGCCTGATCGCCGGCAATGAGGAGGCTTCCTACGAAGCAGGCATCACTGCCAGCTTTGATGCAAATAACGTTGGCTCCGATGCCGCCGGTTATATTGCTAACGCGCCAATAGCCGAATACCCGGCGGTGGATGCCAATCTGGACCTGCTGCAACGTAAACTGAAGGCCATCATCACCCAGAAATGGCTGGCAATGAACGGCTGGCAGACCTTCGAAGCATGGACGGAATGGCGCCGCACCGGCTTCCCGGACTTCCTGGTAAGATCCAGAACAAGCGCACTGGCCGCCGGTCAGTTCCCGGTTCGCTGGCCTTATCCCGAAACAGAAGCCAATACCAATGGCAGCTTCCCGGGGCACCAAACACTTGTAACACCCGTATGGTGGGATAAATAA